CACCGCTTATTAATAGGCGGTGTTCTTTTGTTAAATGCTTTTGCTCTGCATTTAGAAGTAGCTTGTAACCAAAAGTTGGCTTGATGTAATTCTATGATAATGAGACGTTGATAAGCTGTAAAAAAATGCGGTTTGTTACTTATTATTGTGGCTAGTGCAGTATAGTAGGATTTAGTATAAGCCTATAAACCAGTTTTGTTGTTTAATAAAATCCCTATAAAGGGTTATAATACTAGTGGAATGATTCCTTAGCTTATAATGGTTATTCATTAGGTAAATACCTAGTATTAAACAAACAAACTATGTCAGGTAATTTTGACATGTTACGCTAGATGGCAATGTATGTCTGGTACTGAGCGTTAGGATTAGTACTCAAAGATAAACCAAGGAAGTGTTGCTACAACTGAGATAACCGCACGATTAGTTAATTAAATTGAGCAGCTGGGTATTGATATTTTTAGTAAAAGCTCCATGCTAATTGATAATAGTTCATATTATTAATCTAAATTAGCTTTTTTATGAGAGTATAAATGGTATTAGCCATTTGCCAAGATTATGCAGAAGCAAGATTAAGCAAAAGTAGAATTACGCAAAAGATAGTAGCTAAATAGCTATTTTTTACAACTTATTATCAACTAGATGCTTAGTAGAGGTTTTTCTATTGTAGGCCAGTTTTTGTCGGTCTAGCTTAAGAAATCCTATACATCAATAAGCACAATTCCATTCATTTATCTATCAAATAGACGATTATTATGAATAGTACAATTAAAAAAACAGCTGACGTAGGACACACTGAACTCGCTGCTGACAACGCCCATTATATAGAGTCTCTTTACGAGCAGTATTTAGACGATCCTAGTAGCGTCGATAAAGATTGGCAAGATTACTTTAAACAGTACCAGTCTCCTAATGACGTTAAGCACAATGATATTAAAGATCAGTTTTTGCTGCTTGCTCGTAATCAAACTGCGAACAGAGGCAGTGCTCCTGCTGCTACTTCAGGCGGGACTACAGAAGCCAATGCAGCAAACTGCGTAGACCCTAAGCAGATGAGCGTGCAACAGCTTATCTCCGCTTATCGTCGTCGTGGTCATCGCCGTGCTCAACTCGACCCATTAGACTTGCATCCTCGTGCTGAAGTCGAAGATTTGACTCTAGCTTACCACGGCCTTTCAGAGGCTGATTTGGATACAGTATATCCGACCAATGACCTTAATATCGGTAAGTCAGAAGCGCCGCTGCGTGAGATTATTGAAATCATGGAGCGAGTCTATTGTCGTTATATTGGCGTAGAATATATGCATGTCACCACCAGTACTGAAAAGCGCTGGATGGAAAAATATCTTGAAAGCAATTTAGGCCATATTGAGTTTGACAAAGAAAAGCGTTTGTCTATTCTTGAGCGCCTAACCGCTGCTGAAGGTTTAGAAAAATATTTAGCTCGTAAATATACGGGTGTAAAACGTTTTGGTCTAGAAGGCGGTGAGAGCTTTATCCCAGCCGTCAATGAGATTATTCAGCGTGCTGGTGGCTATGGAACCAAAGAGATGGTTATTGGTATGGCTCACCGTGGACGTTTGAACTTATTGGTAAACATACTAGGCAAAAATCCATCTGATTTATTTGATGAGTTCGATGGTAAAATCCAGCCAGAAAAAGGTTCGGGCGACGTAAAATACCATAATGGTTATTCTTCAAACGTTATGACACCAGGTGGTGAGGCACATTTAGCATTAGCCTTTAACCCCTCACATCTTGAGATTGTTGCTCCTGTACTTCAAGGCTCAGTACGTGCGCGCCAAGTTCGTCGTAATGATCAGCCGGGTCACAGCGATAAAGATGGTAATACCGTATTACCTATTGTTGTCCACGGTGATGCCGCATTTTCAGGACAAGGTGTAGTACAAGAAACCTTCCAGATGTCACAAACTCGTGCTTACACGACAGGTGGCACGCTACATATCGTTATTAATAACCAGGTAGGTTTCACCACTAGTCGTCAAGAAGATTTGCGTTCAACTGAATACTGTACTGATGTAGCAAAAATGGTCCATGCGCCTATTTTGCATGTGAACGGTGACGATCCTGAATCGGTAATATTTGCTGCGCAACTGGCGCTTGATTACCGTCATGAGTTTGATAAAGATATCGTTATTGATCTATTTTGCTATCGCCGTAACGGTCATAATGAGGCGGATGAGCCTTCAGCTACCCAGCCACTAATGTACTCAGTTATCAAAAAGCTGCCAACCACTCGTACGATTTATGCCCAGCAATTAGTTGATGCAGGTGTGATTAGTGATGAAGAAGCTAAAAACTATGAAGATGATTATCGTGAATCCTTAGATCGTGGTGATTACGTAGTGAACTCATTAGTACGTGAGCCTGATGAGGACCTGTTTGTGGATTGGACCCCTTATCTAGGTCATGACTTAGTAGATGACTGGGATACCAGCGTCGATATAGAAAAGCTAAAAAAGTATGGTCGCAAAATGGCAGAGATGCCAGAAGGCTATAAGCTACAGCGTCAAGTCCAAAAAGTCGTCGAGCAGCGTTTAGCTATGCAGACGGGTGAAGAGCCGCTGAACTGGGGTGCCGCTGAAACCCTAGCTTATGCAAGTCTAGTTGACAATGATGAAGTCTTGGTTCGCATCACAGGTGAAGATGTCGG
This sequence is a window from Psychrobacter jeotgali. Protein-coding genes within it:
- a CDS encoding 2-oxoglutarate dehydrogenase E1 component encodes the protein MNSTIKKTADVGHTELAADNAHYIESLYEQYLDDPSSVDKDWQDYFKQYQSPNDVKHNDIKDQFLLLARNQTANRGSAPAATSGGTTEANAANCVDPKQMSVQQLISAYRRRGHRRAQLDPLDLHPRAEVEDLTLAYHGLSEADLDTVYPTNDLNIGKSEAPLREIIEIMERVYCRYIGVEYMHVTTSTEKRWMEKYLESNLGHIEFDKEKRLSILERLTAAEGLEKYLARKYTGVKRFGLEGGESFIPAVNEIIQRAGGYGTKEMVIGMAHRGRLNLLVNILGKNPSDLFDEFDGKIQPEKGSGDVKYHNGYSSNVMTPGGEAHLALAFNPSHLEIVAPVLQGSVRARQVRRNDQPGHSDKDGNTVLPIVVHGDAAFSGQGVVQETFQMSQTRAYTTGGTLHIVINNQVGFTTSRQEDLRSTEYCTDVAKMVHAPILHVNGDDPESVIFAAQLALDYRHEFDKDIVIDLFCYRRNGHNEADEPSATQPLMYSVIKKLPTTRTIYAQQLVDAGVISDEEAKNYEDDYRESLDRGDYVVNSLVREPDEDLFVDWTPYLGHDLVDDWDTSVDIEKLKKYGRKMAEMPEGYKLQRQVQKVVEQRLAMQTGEEPLNWGAAETLAYASLVDNDEVLVRITGEDVGRGTFSHRHSEIYNVNDGSMYVPLAHISEKQARFATYNSLLSEEAVLAFEYGYATTVPNALIVWEAQFGDFVNGAQVVIDQFISSGETKWQRVCGLTMLLPHGYEGQGPEHSSARLERFLQLCAEDNMQVITPTTPAQIFHALRRQAIRPIRKPLVVMSPKSLLRHKLATSTLEELANGKFETVLPEVDERNNDKVTRLLLCGGKVYYDLLEQRRELGLEHIAIVRIEQLYPLPEERLIAEIEKYSNLKEIVWTQEEPLNQGAWYYLAPHMFRIVVPHPTKAKVMEPVARPASAAPATGSPKLHAQQQQALVAEALGVSVDELAK